From Staphylothermus hellenicus DSM 12710, a single genomic window includes:
- a CDS encoding sodium ion-translocating decarboxylase subunit beta has product MHITLGNIVMICVGLILVYLAIKHEYEPLILLPIGITAVLVNLPLTGLTEPPYGFLYLVKHYLIDTEVVPLLIFFGLGAMTDFGPMIADPKSLLLGAAAQIGVFVALLTALLLGFNLKEAASIGIIGGADGPTTIYLTVKLAPHLLAATAVAAYSYMSLVPLIQPPIIKALTTREERRIRMKQLRPISKKEKILFPIVSMITVGLLVPSAAPLIGMIMIGNLFRESGVVERLSKAAREELMNIVTIFLGLGVGSTMRAETFLTYKTLLVLGLGVVAFAAATAGGVLFAKLMNLFSKEKINPMIGASGVSAVPMSARVVQRLAIEEDPENHLLMNAMGPNVAGVIGTAVVAGVFLSMLGG; this is encoded by the coding sequence ATGCATATTACTTTGGGCAACATAGTAATGATTTGTGTCGGCCTCATTCTTGTATATTTAGCGATTAAACACGAATATGAGCCATTAATACTTTTACCCATAGGTATTACAGCTGTCCTAGTAAATCTTCCTTTAACAGGTCTCACAGAGCCGCCATATGGTTTCTTATACCTTGTAAAACATTATTTGATCGATACCGAGGTTGTGCCTCTCTTAATATTTTTCGGTCTCGGAGCAATGACTGATTTTGGACCAATGATCGCTGATCCAAAAAGCTTATTATTAGGCGCAGCAGCCCAGATCGGCGTCTTTGTTGCATTGCTAACAGCACTACTACTAGGATTCAACTTGAAAGAAGCTGCTAGTATAGGAATTATTGGAGGAGCTGATGGCCCCACAACTATTTACTTAACAGTCAAGCTTGCACCCCACCTATTAGCTGCCACAGCTGTTGCAGCCTATAGCTATATGAGCCTGGTCCCCCTTATTCAGCCCCCAATCATTAAAGCATTAACAACGAGAGAAGAGCGAAGAATTAGGATGAAACAGTTAAGACCTATTTCTAAGAAGGAAAAGATTCTTTTCCCAATAGTTTCAATGATTACTGTTGGATTACTTGTTCCAAGCGCTGCACCATTAATAGGGATGATCATGATCGGTAACTTGTTTAGAGAATCCGGCGTGGTTGAGAGGCTCAGTAAAGCTGCTCGAGAAGAACTAATGAATATTGTAACGATATTTTTAGGGTTAGGAGTGGGCTCAACTATGAGGGCTGAAACATTTCTAACATATAAAACATTATTAGTGCTTGGATTGGGAGTGGTAGCATTTGCAGCTGCAACAGCTGGAGGCGTATTGTTTGCTAAACTAATGAATCTATTCTCCAAGGAGAAGATTAATCCAATGATAGGGGCATCAGGTGTTTCAGCAGTACCTATGAGTGCACGAGTAGTTCAGAGATTAGCTATTGAAGAAGATCCTGAAAACCACTTATTAATGAATGCGATGGGGCCTAACGTGGCTGGAGTGATCGGCACAGCAGTTGTAGCAGGTGTATTCCTATCAATGCTTGGAGGCTGA